A genomic window from Rhizobium sp. 007 includes:
- a CDS encoding DUF2282 domain-containing protein, whose product MKNAIVTLARTGLARCGACHCCRSCRFGRGQQGKCYGVSMNGPNGCAAGPGTTCAGTPGRASIDDFIARNFSRTA is encoded by the coding sequence ATGAAAAACGCCATCGTTACGCTGGCTCGCACAGGGCTCGCTCGCTGCGGCGCTTGCCACTGTTGCCGCTCCTGCCGCTTCGGGCGCGGACAGCAAGGAAAGTGCTACGGCGTTTCCATGAATGGCCCGAACGGCTGCGCAGCCGGACCGGGGACCACGTGCGCCGGCACGCCTGGCCGCGCCTCCATCGACGACTTCATCGCGCGGAATTTTTCCCGCACGGCATGA
- a CDS encoding sigma-70 family RNA polymerase sigma factor produces the protein MKYSAREEEWAGWMRSAMGGDAQAYHRFLCAVTPHLRAMARRRCDQFGAPAGEAEDVVQEVLLAVHLKRGTWDPARPIGPWLSTIVRNKLIDILRRRGRHIDVPIDDVMTTLEAEEQAGNLDRLDAEHMFNRLKDPQRDIVRSISIEGAAVRETAERLKMSEGAVRVALHRALKSLAALYRSETSEDR, from the coding sequence GTGAAATACTCAGCGCGGGAAGAGGAATGGGCAGGCTGGATGCGTAGCGCCATGGGTGGCGATGCGCAGGCCTATCACCGCTTTCTTTGCGCTGTGACCCCTCATCTGCGCGCCATGGCCCGCAGGCGCTGCGATCAGTTTGGCGCGCCGGCAGGCGAGGCGGAGGATGTCGTGCAGGAGGTGCTGCTTGCTGTTCACCTGAAGCGCGGAACCTGGGATCCGGCTCGCCCGATCGGCCCTTGGCTGTCGACGATCGTGCGCAATAAGCTGATAGACATCCTGCGCCGGCGCGGCCGTCACATCGATGTGCCGATCGACGACGTGATGACAACGCTCGAAGCGGAAGAACAGGCGGGCAATTTGGATCGGCTCGACGCCGAACATATGTTTAATCGCCTGAAGGATCCGCAGCGTGACATCGTGCGCTCGATTTCGATCGAGGGAGCAGCTGTTCGCGAAACGGCCGAAAGGCTGAAAATGAGCGAAGGTGCGGTGCGCGTCGCGCTGCACCGGGCGTTGAAGTCGCTGGCCGCCTTGTACCGGAGTGAGACGAGTGAAGACCGATGA
- a CDS encoding DUF1109 domain-containing protein yields MKTDDLISLLAQDAPIRARLGPLLLGALLIGVAVSATLLLSAVGIRHDMASAIETARVLFKMVLTLTLAVAACGLVLRIGRPGVPLGLSSLALFVPLILLAAGTAAELSAIPQDAWEMAMLGRNARFCLFFIPVLSLAPLAGFLWALKNGAAERPSLAGAAAGLAAGGIAAALYALHCTDDSPLFLAVWYTTAIAAVTAIGALIGSRYLKW; encoded by the coding sequence GTGAAGACCGATGACCTGATCAGCCTCCTGGCACAAGACGCACCCATCCGCGCACGGCTCGGCCCGTTGCTCCTGGGTGCGCTGCTGATCGGCGTCGCAGTCTCTGCAACGTTGCTTCTGTCGGCAGTCGGTATCCGTCACGACATGGCAAGCGCGATCGAAACGGCACGCGTGCTCTTCAAGATGGTCCTGACCCTGACGCTCGCCGTCGCCGCTTGCGGGCTTGTCTTACGCATAGGCCGTCCAGGCGTGCCGCTGGGGCTTTCAAGCCTGGCGCTGTTCGTGCCGCTGATCCTTCTCGCAGCGGGCACCGCGGCCGAATTGTCGGCCATTCCGCAGGATGCATGGGAAATGGCGATGCTCGGCCGCAACGCACGCTTCTGCCTGTTCTTCATACCGGTCCTGTCGCTCGCGCCGCTTGCGGGTTTCCTCTGGGCGCTGAAAAACGGCGCTGCGGAACGCCCAAGCCTTGCCGGAGCCGCAGCAGGCCTTGCCGCCGGCGGTATAGCGGCAGCGCTTTACGCCTTGCACTGCACGGACGACAGCCCGCTGTTTCTTGCAGTCTGGTACACCACGGCAATCGCGGCAGTGACAGCCATCGGCGCGCTGATTGGATCGCGATATCTGAAGTGGTAA
- a CDS encoding BA14K family protein, whose amino-acid sequence MSALRTIIFGSVIGFVPLAASAAPPLAPLQQRNPAIINVQSTYCDYRGCFGFGPQQWHRPAYIQPNYRPPEARGPTYYQPRAQPRRQLSYDPPPIRRIRPPAKGMHVEWCRNQYRTYNPRTDRFVTYEGIYKTCNSPFD is encoded by the coding sequence ATGTCTGCTCTTCGAACGATCATCTTCGGCTCCGTCATCGGCTTCGTGCCGCTTGCGGCCAGTGCCGCGCCTCCGCTTGCGCCGCTGCAACAGCGCAATCCGGCAATCATCAATGTCCAATCGACCTACTGCGATTATCGCGGTTGCTTCGGCTTCGGGCCGCAGCAGTGGCACCGCCCTGCCTATATCCAGCCGAACTATCGTCCGCCGGAAGCGAGAGGGCCGACCTATTACCAGCCGCGCGCCCAGCCCAGGCGACAGCTTTCCTATGATCCGCCGCCAATCCGCCGGATACGTCCGCCAGCAAAGGGAATGCATGTCGAATGGTGCCGAAATCAGTACCGGACCTACAATCCGAGGACCGATCGTTTTGTGACCTACGAGGGCATCTACAAGACCTGCAATTCGCCCTTCGACTGA
- a CDS encoding SelT/SelW/SelH family protein: protein MTEKARVTILYCTQCNWLLRAGWMAQELLHTFSDSLAEVALIPGTGGNFEIRVNDDLIWERKRDGGFPGPKELKQRVRDIIEPGRDLGHADRVSLES from the coding sequence ATGACTGAAAAAGCCCGTGTGACGATCCTCTACTGCACCCAATGCAACTGGCTGCTGCGCGCCGGCTGGATGGCGCAGGAATTGCTGCACACCTTTTCGGACAGCCTCGCCGAAGTGGCGCTCATTCCTGGTACGGGCGGCAATTTCGAGATTCGCGTCAACGACGACCTCATCTGGGAGCGCAAACGCGACGGCGGTTTCCCGGGGCCGAAGGAACTCAAGCAGCGGGTGCGGGACATCATCGAACCCGGCCGCGATCTCGGCCATGCCGACCGCGTTTCGCTGGAGAGCTGA
- a CDS encoding sugar O-acetyltransferase, translated as MSEREKMAACEWYCCLDDELEGLRRLARKAVHQHNTMPPDERGNMAPALAVLLAKAPADAVIEAPFHCSYGVNIALGSRVYLNAGCTILDSGTVVIGERSMLGPGVHIYCAEHHKDAALRKAGIEMARPVSIGEDVWIGGGATILGGVSIGDGAIVGAGAVVTKDVPSGATVVGNPARIHK; from the coding sequence ATGAGTGAGCGGGAAAAGATGGCGGCTTGCGAGTGGTATTGCTGCCTTGATGACGAGCTCGAGGGGCTGCGCCGGCTGGCGCGCAAGGCCGTTCACCAGCACAACACGATGCCGCCGGACGAACGCGGCAATATGGCGCCGGCGCTGGCGGTGCTGCTTGCGAAGGCGCCTGCCGACGCTGTCATCGAGGCGCCGTTTCATTGCTCCTATGGTGTGAACATAGCCCTCGGCAGTCGCGTCTACCTCAATGCCGGCTGTACCATCCTCGATTCGGGAACGGTGGTAATCGGCGAGCGGTCCATGCTGGGGCCGGGCGTGCATATATATTGTGCGGAACATCACAAGGATGCGGCTCTTCGCAAAGCCGGGATCGAGATGGCGCGGCCGGTTTCGATCGGGGAGGATGTCTGGATCGGCGGCGGCGCTACCATTCTGGGCGGCGTGTCGATCGGGGACGGGGCAATCGTCGGCGCAGGCGCGGTTGTGACGAAAGATGTGCCGAGCGGTGCGACGGTCGTCGGCAATCCGGCGCGAATCCATAAGTGA
- a CDS encoding GFA family protein: protein MSNKNLPWEGGCRCGRVRLKISAKPLLTMACHCTGCQKMSSSAYSLSAAIPAESFEVTRGEPVIGGLHGVTRHYFCPHCMSWMFTRPEGMDWFVNLRATMLDDTTWFTPFIETWTREKLSFAETGAVYSYETLPEMNAYEGLVKEYVARG, encoded by the coding sequence ATGAGCAATAAGAACCTGCCATGGGAAGGTGGCTGCCGTTGTGGCCGAGTCAGGCTCAAGATCAGCGCAAAGCCGCTGCTCACCATGGCGTGCCATTGCACCGGCTGCCAGAAAATGTCGTCCAGCGCCTATTCGTTGAGCGCCGCGATTCCGGCGGAAAGCTTCGAAGTGACCCGGGGCGAACCCGTGATCGGCGGCCTGCATGGCGTAACAAGGCACTATTTCTGTCCGCATTGCATGAGTTGGATGTTTACGCGGCCCGAGGGCATGGACTGGTTCGTCAACCTGCGTGCCACCATGCTGGATGATACAACTTGGTTCACACCGTTCATCGAGACTTGGACGAGGGAGAAGCTGTCATTCGCCGAAACCGGCGCGGTATATAGCTATGAAACGCTGCCGGAAATGAATGCCTATGAGGGGCTGGTGAAAGAGTATGTGGCGCGGGGATGA
- the lepA gene encoding translation elongation factor 4, whose translation MARMSTNPTTPLSHIRNFSIVAHIDHGKSTLADRLIQTTGGLAEREMSEQVLDNMDIERERGITIKAQTVRLHYKADDGETYILNLIDTPGHVDFAYEVSRSLSACEGSLLVVDASQGVEAQTLANVYQAIDNNHELVTVLNKIDLPAAEPERIKEQIEEVIGIDASDAVLISAKTGLGIPAVLEAIVHKLPAPKSPGGEKAPLKALLVDSWYDAYLGVMVLVRVIDGVLTKGQTIRMMGTDAKYQVERVGVLTPKMVNVDSLGPGEIGFITGSIKEVADTRVGDTITEDKRPTAEALPGFKPAQPVVFCGLFPVDAADFEDLRAAMGKLRLNDASFSFEMESSAALGFGFRCGFLGLLHLEIIQERLEREFDLDLIATAPSVVYKMYMTDGTERELHNPADMPDVVKIAEIHEPWIRATILTPDDYLGGILKLCQDRRGIQIELTYVGTRAMLTYDLPLNEVVFDFYDRLKSISKGYASFDYALTDHREGNLVKMSILVNGEPVDALSMMVHRTAAEKRGRDMCEKLKELIPKHMFKIPIQAAIGGNVIARETISALRKDVTAKCYGGDATRKRKLLDKQKAGKKRMRQFGKVEIPQEAFIAALKMGDE comes from the coding sequence ATGGCGCGCATGAGCACCAATCCGACGACTCCGCTGTCCCACATCCGCAATTTCTCGATCGTGGCCCATATCGACCACGGCAAATCGACGCTTGCCGACCGCCTGATCCAGACGACCGGCGGCCTCGCCGAGCGCGAAATGTCCGAGCAGGTGCTGGACAACATGGACATCGAGCGCGAGCGCGGCATCACCATCAAAGCGCAAACCGTGCGCCTGCACTACAAGGCGGATGACGGCGAGACCTACATCCTGAACCTGATCGACACCCCCGGACACGTCGACTTCGCCTACGAAGTCTCACGCTCGCTCTCGGCCTGCGAAGGCTCGCTGCTAGTCGTTGACGCGTCCCAGGGCGTGGAGGCGCAGACGCTTGCCAATGTCTACCAGGCGATCGACAACAACCACGAGCTCGTCACCGTCCTTAACAAGATCGACCTACCGGCGGCAGAACCTGAGCGCATCAAGGAGCAGATCGAGGAAGTGATCGGCATCGACGCTTCCGACGCGGTACTGATATCTGCCAAGACCGGTCTCGGCATTCCGGCTGTGCTGGAAGCGATCGTCCACAAGCTGCCGGCACCGAAGAGCCCGGGCGGCGAAAAGGCGCCGCTGAAGGCACTGCTCGTCGATAGCTGGTACGACGCCTATCTCGGCGTCATGGTTCTGGTGCGCGTCATTGATGGCGTACTGACAAAGGGCCAGACAATTCGCATGATGGGCACCGATGCCAAGTATCAGGTGGAGCGCGTCGGCGTGCTGACGCCGAAGATGGTCAATGTGGATTCTCTCGGTCCTGGCGAGATCGGTTTTATCACCGGCAGCATCAAGGAAGTGGCCGACACCCGCGTCGGCGATACGATCACCGAGGACAAGCGGCCGACTGCGGAAGCGCTGCCGGGCTTCAAGCCGGCCCAGCCCGTCGTCTTCTGCGGCCTCTTCCCGGTCGATGCTGCCGATTTCGAAGATCTGCGCGCCGCGATGGGCAAGCTGCGCCTCAACGACGCCTCCTTCTCCTTCGAGATGGAATCTTCCGCAGCCCTCGGCTTCGGCTTCCGCTGCGGCTTCCTCGGATTGCTTCATCTCGAAATCATCCAGGAACGCCTGGAACGCGAATTCGACCTCGACCTCATCGCAACCGCGCCTTCCGTCGTCTACAAGATGTACATGACCGACGGTACGGAGCGCGAGCTGCACAATCCGGCCGACATGCCCGATGTCGTGAAAATCGCCGAAATCCACGAACCCTGGATCAGAGCCACGATCCTGACGCCGGACGATTATCTCGGCGGCATCCTGAAGCTCTGCCAGGACCGGCGTGGCATCCAGATCGAACTTACCTATGTCGGCACGCGCGCAATGCTGACTTACGATCTGCCGCTCAATGAAGTTGTCTTCGATTTCTACGACCGGCTGAAGTCGATTTCGAAGGGCTACGCCTCCTTCGACTATGCGTTGACCGACCACCGCGAAGGAAACCTCGTGAAGATGTCGATCCTCGTCAACGGCGAACCGGTCGACGCGCTGTCGATGATGGTGCACCGGACGGCGGCTGAAAAGCGCGGCCGCGACATGTGCGAGAAGCTCAAGGAGCTGATCCCGAAGCACATGTTCAAGATCCCGATCCAGGCCGCGATCGGCGGCAACGTGATTGCCCGCGAAACCATCTCAGCGCTGCGCAAAGACGTGACCGCCAAGTGCTACGGCGGCGACGCCACCCGCAAGCGCAAGCTGCTCGACAAGCAGAAGGCCGGCAAGAAGCGCATGCGCCAGTTCGGCAAGGTAGAAATCCCACAGGAGGCGTTCATCGCGGCGCTGAAGATGGGCGACGAGTAA
- a CDS encoding XRE family transcriptional regulator: MEQELETAIGIRIRKLRIEKGLTLDDLANASGVSRAMISRIERAEASPTASLLARVCAALGLSLSAFFADERQASPLARRHEQQVWRDPETGYLRRSVSPPATSSEVDIVDVEFPAGACVRFPPHTASHGMTQHVWVFEGEMEMTTGETVHHLLPGDCLFMPVGEGHVFRNPTSKPARYCVVLNRSTR, encoded by the coding sequence ATGGAACAGGAACTCGAAACGGCGATCGGCATTCGCATCCGCAAGCTCAGGATCGAAAAGGGCCTGACGCTGGATGACCTTGCCAATGCCTCCGGCGTCAGCCGCGCGATGATCTCGCGCATCGAGCGGGCGGAGGCGAGCCCGACGGCCTCGCTGCTTGCAAGGGTCTGTGCCGCGCTCGGGCTTTCGCTTTCAGCCTTCTTTGCCGATGAAAGGCAGGCCTCGCCACTTGCAAGACGCCACGAGCAGCAGGTCTGGCGCGATCCGGAAACCGGTTATCTGCGCCGCTCCGTCTCGCCACCCGCAACGTCGTCCGAGGTCGATATCGTCGACGTCGAGTTCCCTGCGGGCGCCTGCGTCAGGTTTCCGCCGCATACGGCAAGCCACGGCATGACCCAGCACGTCTGGGTGTTCGAAGGCGAAATGGAGATGACCACTGGCGAAACGGTGCATCACCTTTTGCCCGGCGATTGCCTCTTCATGCCGGTCGGGGAGGGGCATGTCTTCCGCAATCCCACCAGCAAACCCGCCCGCTATTGCGTCGTGCTCAACCGTAGCACCCGCTGA
- a CDS encoding GNAT family N-acetyltransferase, giving the protein MTVIRILDAQQANAAIPELCEILVDCVEGGASVGFMQPYTAADAEPYWRSVAETVEAGVNLLAVAEIDGKIVGTVQVGFASMPNQPHRGDLKKLLVHRSARGKGMARLLMEAIEHEAAKHGKRLLVLDTATGSEAEAIYPRLGWARAGVIPDYAMWPEGGYCATTLFYKRIVP; this is encoded by the coding sequence GTGACCGTCATTCGTATTCTTGATGCACAACAGGCCAATGCGGCTATTCCGGAACTTTGCGAGATACTCGTCGACTGCGTGGAGGGCGGCGCCTCAGTCGGCTTCATGCAGCCTTATACGGCGGCCGACGCCGAGCCCTATTGGAGGAGCGTCGCAGAAACGGTCGAGGCGGGCGTCAACCTGCTCGCCGTGGCTGAGATCGACGGAAAGATCGTCGGGACGGTGCAGGTCGGATTTGCCTCGATGCCGAACCAGCCGCACCGTGGCGATTTGAAGAAGCTGCTCGTGCATCGTTCTGCACGTGGCAAGGGTATGGCACGGCTGCTGATGGAGGCGATCGAACACGAAGCCGCAAAACATGGCAAGCGCCTGCTGGTGCTCGACACAGCAACCGGCAGCGAAGCGGAGGCAATCTATCCGCGACTCGGCTGGGCGCGCGCCGGCGTCATCCCGGATTATGCGATGTGGCCGGAAGGCGGCTATTGCGCAACGACGCTGTTCTACAAGCGCATCGTTCCCTGA
- a CDS encoding histone deacetylase family protein, producing the protein MRVIYSEDHKLRDAKTELHGGLLVTPFEGPFRAEWILKAVKEVGFSDVVAPERHGLETALKLHDAGYLDFLSKAWTLWQASGAAGEAIPTSLPVRRATQRVPNDIDGMLGYYANATETSITSGTYEAAVASMQCAITGADWLNAGNRFAFSLCRPPGHHAGIDLFGGYCFINNAAVAAQRLLDIGAKKVAILDVDFHHGNGTQDITYRRGDIFFASLHGEPANAFPYFWGYADETGEGDGENCNANYPLPRGTAWAAWSAAVADSLARIKAFGAEAIVVSLGVDTFERDPISFFKLTSDDFTRMGALIAKAGLPVLTCMEGGYGVTEIGLNVANMLKGLEA; encoded by the coding sequence GTGCGCGTCATTTATTCCGAAGACCACAAGCTGCGCGATGCGAAGACAGAGCTGCATGGCGGTCTGCTGGTGACGCCGTTCGAAGGACCGTTTCGCGCAGAGTGGATCCTAAAGGCAGTCAAAGAGGTGGGCTTTTCGGATGTTGTTGCGCCGGAACGGCATGGACTGGAAACCGCTCTGAAATTGCATGACGCCGGCTATCTCGATTTCCTGTCGAAGGCCTGGACTTTGTGGCAGGCGAGCGGGGCCGCGGGCGAGGCGATCCCGACCTCGCTGCCGGTGCGCCGCGCAACGCAGCGCGTGCCGAACGATATCGACGGAATGCTCGGCTATTACGCCAATGCCACGGAAACCTCGATCACCAGCGGCACCTACGAGGCGGCCGTCGCCTCGATGCAATGCGCGATCACCGGCGCCGATTGGCTAAATGCCGGAAACCGGTTCGCCTTCTCGCTTTGCCGGCCTCCCGGCCATCATGCGGGCATCGATCTCTTCGGCGGCTATTGCTTCATCAACAACGCCGCCGTCGCGGCACAACGCCTGCTGGATATCGGCGCAAAGAAGGTTGCGATCCTCGATGTCGATTTCCATCACGGCAACGGCACGCAGGACATCACCTACCGCCGCGGCGACATCTTCTTTGCGTCGCTGCACGGCGAACCCGCCAATGCCTTTCCCTATTTCTGGGGCTATGCCGATGAAACCGGTGAGGGCGACGGCGAAAACTGCAATGCGAACTACCCGCTGCCGCGCGGCACGGCCTGGGCTGCATGGTCGGCAGCGGTTGCGGATTCGCTTGCGCGCATCAAGGCTTTTGGCGCCGAAGCCATCGTCGTCTCGCTCGGCGTCGATACCTTCGAACGCGATCCGATCTCCTTCTTCAAGCTGACTTCCGATGATTTCACACGCATGGGCGCGTTGATCGCCAAGGCGGGCCTTCCAGTCCTGACCTGCATGGAGGGCGGCTATGGCGTGACGGAAATCGGCCTCAACGTCGCCAATATGCTGAAAGGGCTGGAGGCGTAG
- the recX gene encoding recombination regulator RecX produces the protein MNDQNQQSDVPTPRMLSWARNSTIYRLERRMMTEKQLFDAITRKAKQKFEDISPAQLKALADSAVKFAYDQEALDDVAYAAVSTRSAVRGGKSKRIIAQKLSSKGVASDIVDTALENADDLFAAVVFARKRAFGPFRRGDLDEKRKVKELSAFARNGFSFEIGKKVFGMSPGEAEEVLETRLAL, from the coding sequence ATGAACGACCAAAATCAGCAATCCGATGTTCCGACGCCGCGCATGCTCTCCTGGGCACGCAACTCGACGATCTATCGCCTCGAGCGCCGGATGATGACGGAAAAACAGCTCTTCGATGCGATCACGCGAAAGGCGAAGCAGAAGTTCGAAGACATCAGTCCGGCGCAGCTGAAGGCGCTTGCCGACTCGGCCGTCAAATTCGCCTATGACCAGGAGGCTCTGGACGACGTCGCCTATGCTGCGGTGAGCACCCGCTCGGCGGTACGCGGCGGCAAGTCGAAACGGATCATCGCGCAGAAACTCTCCTCGAAAGGGGTGGCAAGCGATATCGTCGATACCGCGCTCGAGAATGCAGACGATCTGTTCGCCGCCGTCGTCTTCGCCCGCAAGCGCGCCTTTGGTCCGTTCCGGCGTGGCGATCTTGATGAGAAGCGAAAGGTGAAGGAGCTTTCAGCTTTCGCCCGGAATGGATTCAGCTTTGAGATCGGCAAGAAAGTTTTTGGCATGAGCCCCGGCGAGGCTGAAGAGGTGCTCGAAACCAGGCTGGCGCTTTAG
- a CDS encoding EamA family transporter, which produces MDQETGEPAANGSAVALTAAAPAFSGGVAAGALMCLLSMSSIQFGAAFSSGAIAAYGSAGASWLRLAFAAVILAIAVRPPLLRYSREQWIGALVLGTTTALMTMSFFAAIERIPLGLAVAIDFLGPLSVATFGYGLTRRLIWPVIAAAGVLFLAYDGEQWVGNLPGVLFAFGAGAGWACYIMLTKKVGAAFKGLEGLSMSLIVAAVVATPFGFAGAAPNLDGYGLVEMAGLAILVPLLPYTLEMIALRRMSTAAFGILMSLEPAIGALAGFLILAQPMTLLQMLGTALVVAASASATFSTEKA; this is translated from the coding sequence ATGGATCAGGAGACGGGCGAACCAGCGGCAAACGGCAGTGCCGTTGCGTTAACGGCAGCAGCGCCCGCATTTTCCGGCGGGGTTGCGGCCGGTGCACTTATGTGCCTGCTGTCGATGTCGTCCATTCAGTTTGGTGCGGCATTCTCTTCCGGCGCGATCGCAGCCTATGGATCGGCCGGTGCCTCCTGGCTGCGGCTTGCCTTCGCGGCAGTCATCCTTGCAATCGCCGTTCGTCCGCCATTGCTGCGCTACAGCCGCGAGCAATGGATCGGCGCACTGGTTCTCGGCACGACGACAGCGCTAATGACCATGTCCTTCTTCGCGGCGATCGAGCGAATTCCTTTGGGGCTTGCGGTCGCGATCGATTTTCTTGGTCCGCTTTCCGTCGCGACGTTCGGTTATGGCCTGACGCGGCGCCTGATCTGGCCGGTGATCGCCGCAGCCGGTGTTCTCTTCCTCGCCTATGATGGCGAGCAATGGGTCGGCAATCTGCCCGGCGTACTCTTTGCCTTCGGCGCCGGCGCGGGCTGGGCATGCTATATCATGCTGACGAAAAAGGTCGGAGCGGCGTTCAAGGGGCTCGAGGGCCTCTCCATGTCGCTGATCGTGGCAGCGGTGGTGGCGACGCCCTTCGGCTTTGCCGGGGCCGCGCCGAACCTCGATGGCTACGGTCTCGTCGAGATGGCAGGTCTGGCGATCCTCGTTCCGCTCCTGCCCTATACCCTGGAAATGATTGCGTTACGGCGGATGTCGACGGCCGCGTTCGGCATCCTCATGAGCTTGGAACCAGCAATCGGTGCGCTCGCAGGCTTCCTCATCCTTGCGCAGCCCATGACGCTGTTGCAGATGCTCGGGACCGCGCTGGTCGTTGCGGCGAGTGCAAGTGCGACCTTTTCGACGGAAAAAGCTTAG
- a CDS encoding truncated hemoglobin, with protein MNSELQGRAAHAAAIRQRAETEMNAMGIDNAFIDRLVETFYGRVLAHPELGPVFDARLSGRWPEHMAKMKSFWSSVAFRSGAYGGKPVQAHVGVANMTPALFPQWLELFAATLDDIAPNAAVKAWFMATAERIAKSLTLSLFYNPALDDPARKPG; from the coding sequence ATGAATAGTGAATTGCAAGGCCGGGCGGCGCATGCCGCCGCAATCCGCCAGCGAGCGGAAACGGAAATGAATGCGATGGGCATCGACAATGCCTTCATCGACAGGCTGGTCGAGACTTTCTACGGCCGCGTCCTTGCGCATCCCGAACTCGGCCCGGTTTTTGACGCCCGGCTTTCCGGCCGCTGGCCGGAGCACATGGCGAAGATGAAGAGCTTCTGGTCGTCCGTCGCATTCCGCAGCGGCGCCTACGGCGGGAAGCCGGTGCAAGCACATGTCGGTGTTGCAAACATGACGCCGGCTCTCTTTCCGCAATGGCTGGAGCTCTTTGCCGCAACGCTCGACGATATCGCCCCGAATGCCGCGGTAAAGGCCTGGTTCATGGCGACAGCGGAACGCATCGCGAAGAGTTTGACGCTATCGCTATTCTACAACCCCGCACTCGACGATCCGGCGCGCAAGCCCGGCTAA
- the mbfA gene encoding iron exporter MbfA: MLPRFFRSSKRSFKSLSEQEILALAIASEEDDARIYRAYADQLKAAYPASAQVLEDMAEVENTHRKSLIEIHRQRFGERIPLIRREHVQGFYERKPDWLRMNLSLEAVRQEAETMEEQAYRFYVEAAKQTSDASTRQLLGDLALAEQGHEDIARMLGDKHTPEGVKDAEDDTARRQFVLTYVQPGLAGLMDGSVSTLAPIFAAAFATQDTWQTFLVGLSASVGAGISMGFTEAAHDDGKISGRGSPIKRGLACGIMTTLGGLGHALPYLIPQFWTATITAVVIVFFELWAIAFIQNRYMETPFLRAAFQVVVGGGLVLAAGILIGNG, encoded by the coding sequence ATGCTGCCGCGGTTTTTCAGGTCGTCCAAACGTTCATTCAAATCATTGTCGGAACAGGAAATTCTGGCGCTAGCGATTGCCTCCGAAGAGGACGACGCCCGCATCTATCGTGCCTATGCCGACCAGCTGAAGGCCGCTTATCCCGCCTCGGCGCAGGTCCTCGAGGACATGGCGGAAGTCGAAAATACGCACCGCAAGTCGCTGATCGAGATACATCGGCAGCGTTTCGGCGAACGCATTCCGTTAATTCGCCGCGAGCATGTGCAGGGCTTTTATGAGCGCAAGCCGGATTGGCTGCGCATGAACCTGTCGTTGGAAGCAGTGCGGCAGGAAGCCGAGACGATGGAGGAGCAGGCTTATCGCTTCTACGTCGAGGCGGCAAAGCAGACTTCGGATGCCTCGACGCGCCAGCTTCTCGGCGATCTCGCGCTCGCCGAACAGGGTCACGAAGACATTGCCAGGATGCTCGGCGACAAACATACGCCGGAGGGCGTAAAAGACGCCGAGGACGATACGGCGCGGCGGCAATTCGTGCTCACCTATGTGCAGCCCGGCCTTGCAGGCTTGATGGATGGTTCGGTCTCGACGCTGGCGCCGATCTTTGCCGCCGCCTTTGCGACGCAGGATACGTGGCAGACCTTCCTCGTCGGCCTCTCGGCCTCGGTAGGCGCGGGTATATCGATGGGCTTCACCGAAGCTGCGCATGACGACGGCAAGATTTCCGGGCGCGGTTCGCCAATCAAGCGTGGTCTCGCCTGCGGCATCATGACAACGCTCGGCGGTCTCGGCCACGCACTGCCCTATCTCATTCCGCAATTCTGGACCGCGACGATCACTGCTGTCGTCATCGTCTTTTTCGAGCTCTGGGCGATCGCGTTCATCCAGAACAGATATATGGAAACGCCATTTCTGCGCGCCGCCTTCCAGGTCGTGGTCGGCGGAGGCCTTGTGCTAGCTGCCGGCATCCTGATCGGCAATGGGTGA